The proteins below are encoded in one region of Thermoleophilum album:
- a CDS encoding DUF3817 domain-containing protein, translating to MKEQSGARPIFSSVAGGAPRPWLNALRLLSLADGLLLVALLYVAVSHNEPAVDVLGPAHGVLFLALLAGIGGGARNGWWTWLFFVAVAILGPLASVPGLERLRRRR from the coding sequence CGATCTTCTCGAGCGTCGCCGGCGGCGCTCCCCGACCATGGCTGAACGCTCTGCGGCTGCTTTCGCTAGCCGACGGTCTACTGCTCGTCGCCTTGCTCTACGTGGCGGTCAGCCACAATGAGCCAGCCGTCGACGTGCTCGGCCCGGCGCACGGTGTGCTCTTCCTCGCCCTCCTGGCCGGGATCGGGGGCGGCGCCCGCAACGGCTGGTGGACGTGGCTTTTCTTCGTCGCGGTCGCGATCCTGGGCCCGCTTGCGTCGGTCCCCGGGTTGGAGCGGCTACGCAGACGTCGCTGA
- a CDS encoding flagellar basal body-associated FliL family protein, with amino-acid sequence MKKRVVITVALVAALGGGAYKFALAKPAEPEHKVDGFGYVLPREFVVNLDGDRFAKVSVSLLLLEDTVFPEEEGKPPEGFGPLEQEALVRDIVTDVITGTPASSLIRRSGRRRLKKRIVKRLRAETDVLVEDVLLMDVTVQ; translated from the coding sequence ATGAAGAAGCGAGTCGTGATCACCGTCGCGCTCGTCGCTGCCCTGGGCGGCGGCGCCTACAAGTTCGCGCTGGCGAAGCCGGCCGAGCCGGAGCACAAGGTCGATGGGTTCGGCTACGTGCTGCCGCGCGAGTTCGTCGTCAACCTCGACGGGGACCGCTTCGCGAAGGTCAGCGTCTCGCTCCTCCTCTTGGAGGACACCGTTTTCCCCGAGGAGGAGGGAAAGCCGCCCGAGGGCTTCGGCCCCCTCGAGCAGGAGGCCCTCGTGCGCGACATCGTCACTGACGTCATCACGGGGACGCCGGCCAGCTCGCTGATCCGGCGTAGCGGGCGCCGGCGGCTGAAGAAGCGCATCGTCAAGCGGCTCCGCGCGGAGACCGACGTGCTGGTGGAGGACGTGCTGCTCATGGACGTGACGGTCCAATAG
- a CDS encoding GNAT family N-acetyltransferase → MNESAQRSVVAPDPAVLTHVAVVPGARGSGAGQQLVEAFTDHARRAGADRALLTTLAGEGGAGGFYERLGWRKSGVHTTADGHRVEEWTFALEVAIP, encoded by the coding sequence GTGAACGAATCGGCACAGCGGTCGGTTGTCGCGCCGGACCCGGCTGTCCTGACGCACGTTGCCGTCGTACCCGGCGCGCGCGGCTCCGGTGCCGGCCAACAGCTCGTCGAGGCGTTCACCGACCACGCGCGGCGTGCGGGTGCCGACCGTGCGCTGCTGACCACGCTCGCCGGCGAAGGTGGCGCCGGCGGCTTCTATGAGCGTCTCGGCTGGCGCAAGTCGGGAGTTCACACGACCGCCGATGGGCATCGCGTGGAGGAATGGACGTTCGCCCTCGAGGTCGCCATCCCGTGA
- a CDS encoding prolipoprotein diacylglyceryl transferase: protein MDIAVITIGIDPTIELGPITLAWHGIGIAAGIAVGAVFARRYASERDLDREALLSAVIVIALAGIVGARLFFLLENDPGALLRPADWFGTNGFAFYGGMIFGTAAAALFLWRTRLGLRYLDAIAAGFPIGMAVGRVGDVINGEHYGPPSDLPWAVRNTHPDADVPSTAMAYHSGGLYEVVLALVMFAVIWPLRHRFQKQLTLLWTVVGAYGLGRFVMFFYRADSEDAALGLNGAQWTSVALVGIAAVGIAWAKLRKRGSSASDRP, encoded by the coding sequence ATGGACATTGCCGTCATCACCATCGGAATCGACCCGACGATCGAGCTCGGGCCGATCACGCTCGCGTGGCATGGGATCGGGATTGCCGCTGGCATCGCGGTGGGCGCGGTGTTCGCGCGGCGATATGCGAGCGAGCGCGACCTCGATCGCGAGGCGCTTCTCAGCGCCGTGATCGTCATCGCCCTGGCCGGGATCGTCGGCGCACGGTTGTTTTTCCTCTTAGAGAACGACCCGGGCGCGCTCCTCCGCCCGGCCGACTGGTTCGGCACCAACGGCTTTGCGTTCTACGGCGGGATGATCTTCGGAACCGCAGCCGCTGCGCTGTTTCTGTGGCGGACCCGGCTCGGACTCCGCTATCTCGACGCCATCGCGGCGGGCTTTCCGATCGGCATGGCCGTCGGCCGCGTCGGTGATGTCATCAACGGCGAGCACTACGGTCCGCCTAGCGACCTACCGTGGGCCGTCCGCAACACCCACCCCGACGCGGACGTTCCGAGCACAGCCATGGCCTACCACTCCGGTGGGCTGTACGAGGTCGTGCTCGCCCTTGTCATGTTCGCGGTCATCTGGCCGCTGCGACACCGTTTCCAGAAGCAGCTGACGCTGCTATGGACCGTCGTCGGCGCCTACGGCTTGGGCCGCTTCGTCATGTTCTTCTACCGCGCCGACAGCGAGGACGCCGCTCTGGGTCTCAACGGCGCGCAGTGGACAAGTGTTGCGCTGGTCGGCATCGCGGCGGTCGGGATCGCGTGGGCGAAACTTCGGAAACGAGGCAGTTCGGCGTCCGACAGACCGTAG
- a CDS encoding BlaI/MecI/CopY family transcriptional regulator, producing the protein MAAPKKELDFSGELQNAVMAAVWELGEAKVDDVRNLLPRRRRPAYNTVQTVMNRLVERGLLKRTRQGNAYVYSAKLAEAEYLARTIQTRLAGASPSARRAVLVNLVGELESDDLDELARYANRIRRARGKAGS; encoded by the coding sequence ATGGCGGCCCCCAAGAAGGAACTCGACTTCAGCGGCGAGCTGCAGAATGCCGTGATGGCGGCGGTGTGGGAACTGGGGGAGGCGAAGGTCGACGACGTCCGCAACTTGCTCCCAAGGCGACGGCGCCCGGCGTACAACACGGTCCAGACCGTGATGAACCGGCTCGTGGAGCGCGGGCTCCTCAAACGTACGCGCCAGGGCAACGCCTACGTGTACAGCGCGAAGCTTGCAGAGGCCGAGTACCTGGCGCGTACGATCCAGACGCGCCTCGCCGGCGCGTCCCCCAGTGCACGGAGGGCCGTTCTCGTCAATCTCGTCGGCGAGCTCGAGAGCGACGACCTCGACGAGCTCGCTCGCTACGCAAACCGCATCAGGCGGGCACGGGGGAAAGCCGGGTCATGA
- a CDS encoding M56 family metallopeptidase, translating to MTVQLAAAAVLAGALSLPHILPLRIVAPTTAATIWFAALALRALTAIGLAAFVLLYVPQTGAFRAVAERCWHAILPLLTDHLGPSAHPLADAAVILPAMVLATSAVWVACGLIRAAVAVDLHIRRRARARGPLGSTVVEDNDVVVAVAGIGRGRIVVSDTALGVLDAEELEASVTHELGHIKRRHRPLLVLGSLLAAIGRWLPGTAAAERELAFSLERDADEFAVSRTANPLALASAICKAAQARGASAIVPALGGRGPVGQRLDDLLAGGRRRGGRGLERAARALALLMLVLVGLVAVTMPSWALAAPSKQSVDATLTSCHDHA from the coding sequence ATGACGGTGCAGCTGGCGGCCGCCGCGGTGCTCGCCGGCGCCCTCTCGCTACCCCACATTCTCCCGCTCCGCATCGTCGCGCCCACCACCGCGGCGACGATCTGGTTCGCCGCGCTGGCGCTGAGGGCGCTGACGGCGATCGGGCTTGCCGCCTTCGTGTTGCTCTACGTACCGCAGACCGGCGCGTTCCGGGCGGTCGCGGAGCGGTGCTGGCACGCGATCCTCCCGCTCTTGACAGACCATCTCGGCCCGTCAGCCCACCCGCTCGCTGACGCGGCGGTGATCTTGCCCGCGATGGTCCTCGCGACCTCGGCGGTCTGGGTCGCCTGCGGGCTCATCCGTGCGGCAGTAGCCGTGGACCTTCATATCCGGCGGCGCGCACGCGCTCGTGGACCGCTGGGGAGCACCGTCGTCGAGGACAACGACGTCGTCGTCGCGGTCGCCGGCATCGGTCGTGGGCGGATCGTCGTCTCCGATACGGCTCTCGGCGTGCTTGATGCCGAGGAGCTTGAGGCGAGCGTTACGCACGAGCTCGGCCACATCAAGCGGCGGCACCGGCCGCTGCTCGTCCTTGGGTCGCTTCTCGCCGCGATCGGCCGCTGGCTCCCGGGCACGGCAGCGGCCGAGCGCGAGCTCGCGTTCAGCCTCGAGCGCGATGCCGACGAGTTCGCGGTCTCACGCACCGCCAACCCGCTCGCGCTCGCAAGTGCGATCTGCAAGGCCGCTCAGGCGCGGGGCGCGAGCGCCATCGTTCCGGCCCTCGGAGGACGTGGCCCTGTCGGTCAACGCCTGGACGACCTGCTTGCCGGCGGCCGCCGGCGAGGCGGTCGCGGGCTGGAGCGTGCCGCGCGAGCGCTGGCCCTGCTCATGCTTGTGCTCGTCGGTCTCGTCGCCGTCACGATGCCTAGCTGGGCGCTGGCAGCGCCCAGCAAGCAGTCGGTCGACGCGACGCTCACAAGCTGTCACGACCACGCCTAG
- a CDS encoding peptidoglycan-binding protein, translating into MSQPAVRHAVVLAVVAVLTGAGSAYGAFGDRPLESGDRGQDVRVLQSWLTRLGFPTTVDGAFGELTARAVYRYERENGLKRDRKVSRAQARRMRRQVEGEGAGARRTGDDEEERVFTFGERALRRGDRGRDVRVLQSWLARLGIPTEVDGAFGARTEANVRSYDEWNGLRVNGEVSRSQARLMRRQVEEGMDLPATPPPGGGDAKVETSGSHVFPVQGTHRYGDGLGAGRGHRGVDVFAECRTPLVAAQGGEVDYAGYNSSAGYDAVINGAESGQDYIYMHMSSAPLVKAGDTVQTGQQIGTVGETGNASGCHLHFELWSGPGWYKGGDFLDPLPALRSWDGQQ; encoded by the coding sequence ATGTCACAGCCGGCCGTGCGCCACGCGGTCGTACTTGCCGTCGTGGCGGTGTTGACTGGAGCCGGTTCCGCCTACGGCGCCTTCGGAGACCGCCCGCTCGAGTCGGGCGACCGCGGCCAAGACGTCCGCGTCCTGCAGTCCTGGCTCACGCGGCTCGGTTTCCCGACGACGGTCGATGGCGCGTTCGGGGAGCTCACGGCCCGTGCCGTCTATCGCTACGAACGCGAGAACGGACTCAAGCGCGACCGCAAAGTCAGCCGCGCACAGGCCCGCCGCATGCGTCGACAGGTCGAGGGCGAGGGCGCCGGCGCCCGAAGGACGGGTGACGACGAGGAAGAGCGCGTGTTCACCTTCGGGGAACGGGCGCTGCGCCGTGGCGATCGCGGCCGTGACGTGCGGGTCCTGCAGTCGTGGCTGGCTCGGCTTGGCATTCCGACCGAGGTCGACGGCGCGTTCGGCGCTCGAACCGAGGCGAACGTGAGGAGCTACGACGAGTGGAACGGGTTGCGGGTGAACGGTGAGGTGAGCCGGTCCCAGGCCCGGTTGATGCGCCGCCAGGTCGAAGAGGGCATGGATCTTCCTGCGACGCCGCCACCAGGTGGCGGTGACGCCAAGGTCGAGACGAGCGGATCGCACGTCTTTCCAGTCCAGGGCACGCACCGCTACGGCGACGGTTTGGGTGCCGGGCGCGGTCACCGCGGCGTCGACGTCTTCGCAGAGTGCCGCACTCCGCTCGTCGCTGCGCAGGGCGGCGAGGTCGACTACGCCGGATACAACTCGTCAGCCGGCTACGACGCCGTCATCAACGGTGCTGAGTCCGGGCAGGACTACATCTACATGCATATGTCCTCTGCGCCGCTGGTCAAGGCCGGCGACACCGTGCAGACCGGGCAGCAGATCGGAACCGTCGGCGAGACGGGCAATGCGAGTGGATGCCATCTCCACTTCGAGTTGTGGTCGGGGCCCGGCTGGTACAAGGGGGGCGACTTCCTCGACCCCCTGCCTGCTCTCCGCTCTTGGGATGGCCAGCAGTAG